The Solanum lycopersicum chromosome 2, SLM_r2.1 DNA window tccccgcccccagcattcccttttaatcttttttttttgcgtaGCTGGGGGTCGCGAGTTCGATCCCcccagcccccccccccccctttcttttccttttcctcgCACAAGACAGGGGCGAGGGTTCGATTCCCTCCAGCcccataatttttttctttgcgAATTTCACCAGCCCCTTTCCCCAGTTCGAGCCCCGCCTTCAGCACTactctttgtttattttattaaggcATGTTTTGGATAGATTTTGGGTTCGATCCCTGAAGAcctcaccttttttttttaatttgtttttttctcaaattttccaGAATGCGTCTAGAACTTATTTCCAGGTTCTGGGACATTACTCCATAATTTTGCACATCATTTTTACGGGTTAATTTAGCATTTGTTTCTTATACATTCGTTCATGTTCTTAAGACAAGTTTAGGGGGATGATTTGATCATTTGTTGTGACTAGAATTTATAGCCTTTCGACCATGTGAATATTACGATTTTTAAGAGCCTCTAATTGCACATAAAACACGAGTAAATCTCTAATCTATTAACATGCTAAAGAAAGACTCAAAGTCATGATCAAAATCTTGCAcaaacacatacatatatacattcatattttccgaaagacataaaatataatcacatcatcatGAACACATACTCGAAACGAGATTATCACCACAAACAAGTATCCCTAAATTCTATCAACAAGAATACCCAACCTAAGATCatagggagctagtgacagggacatgcaacggggaacaaccttagtttcgagatgaatagtttgaatcgtaagggacctcttgggaaaggagccaagagagaagaaaacacataccttaatcaatgttcaaactttaatgttgctgcccggaaaactcctccaaaccactcccaattcacgTCAACGTATACCTCtctcgacgaacctctcttagccttgacgttttgattactttttcttttgcttaaaaatttttgtgagttcttcaagcatgcaaactattgatattttggcagaaataatgtgaggaagatggagaacgtgagagagggagttaagaagcgtgagagagagaggactattgggattaggagactaattcaagaattagtcaaataacatttaaaataaataaactgtttttgatttatttatttatttatttattcatttaaaacatgaaaggacaattacgcccttaaatacttatttattcttatttatataattttatttttcgtaTCGTTAcaacaaaattttcatatagGGTGTCATGTAGAGCGGATGTATCTatttttgtacattttataaagtttaagtgtttatttGTACACATCCAAAGTTAAATATCATTGTTCTAAGCTTACGTCAAATGAAGagtcatgtttataattatgcCTAACTTAAATGAGTAATATTCAGGTGGTTCTCAGAACTAGTAAATAAATATGAGATCTAAACTTAAAACATTGATGGTGAAAAAGTGAATACAAAAAGTATTGGGGGTGGCAAagtaatttcttaaaatagcAACATGAAGAAAGTGTGATCCATCAGAATACTTATAAACAGAACTTCCCGCCCAAAAGTTGTAAACCGCCATTAACAAACTTTGCAGTTGAGCTTTCCAAAATCCACCATTGAAGATGACAACTCCAACTCGTCTAGAAGATCTAGAATCCGCCATTGAAGAAGTTTCTACTCGTCTAAAAGATCTGAAATCCATCATTGAAGAAGTTTCTACTGATCAAAAAGATCTAAAATCCACCAATGAAGAAGTTTCTACTCATCTAAAAGATCTAAAATCTGCCATTATAGAAGTTTCTACTCATCAAAAAGATCTAAAATCTGCCATTGAAGAAGTTTCTACTCATCTAAATGAGTCGAATCCGTCATTGAAGATGAGCACTCCAACTGAAGAGGTTTCTAGGGAGAAAGGACAAGTCTCTGCTGATCGAAAATCCAACATTGAACAAGTTTGTACTCATCTGAAAGAATCCAACTACGATCATTGGATTTCAACTGTGACTAAACTGGCGGAATGGCTCTACCGTTTCTGCGACCAGCATTTCCCGTCAACTACACAACAGAGAATCTCTGACATCGAGCGTCAAATTGATTTGTGCATCGATGTCCTTGAGTCAGTTCCTCAAGGTATGGATCAtccagaagaagaaaaaaacgtattcaatttaatttttggaGTGAGTTTAAGTGGTATGAATTCGTGCAGAGAAGAGGGAATTAAGTCATGAAAGTTCGATGTTCGAGTATCTAAAAGGAAGGTTGTATAATGCAGTTCCTGATGTTTACAAGGAGAAAGCAGAGCGTTATCTAGTGAACGCGGTAAGTGAAAGAAgattacatatttgaatttgtttttggTTCCTTTCTTACTGTTAACTTTATCTACCAGACTCAATTGAATCCGTTTCTGCTGGAAGCTTGGGATTGCCTCGCCCTCTGCGTTGCCAAGAAAGGGGATTACAAAAGAGCTAAAAACTGTTATAAGTTTGTCCTTAAAATGGTTATATTTTGCTGCTTCTTCAGTACTTAAGTTTTTTCTTCTCTGAACTTCAAACGCTCCCTTAATTTAGTGGATTCTTcctcttttatttgatttaggGTGGAGAAAGTTCCAGAATTTTACGTCAAATTGCACACCTTGAACTGATAAATGCACGAGGTGAAtgtaattcttttgttttttctcgTTAATGTACTTTGTTCCAAGGAGAATCTCAAGcgttttatttatatatcaaatgtTATTTGCTTAAATTGCAATAATTCAAAAACTTTAGTTTCCATCATTTGTTTTGTGTTTTAGACTCAGACTTAGCTGATTATAAAATTCGAAGTCATATTTGGGAGTAAAGACATGCATGGCACAGAGAGATAATTTGCACACATTAAGTTGAAATTTGACATAGAAAGCAACAATGTGCAAAGGAATTTTGGCAGTCAGGGATTCtgatttttaattgaatatgttCTAGCATTTCCAATTCAAAATCTTCATTTAACAAATCAAAGCAAATGTATAATACATTTTTCCAGTCTCTCATAGTAACTCatggagaaaattcaaaacatCTATACATGTACTTTTTACTAAGTGACTGCTGCTGATCTGTTCATCTGATTATCTATCTACTTCATAGTTCCTGGAAATCCAGCCAAGCACGTTGACAAATGCATCAAATATGCCCAAAGGACACTCGCTCTGGATGACAAGGATGGAGGTTGTTTATGTAAGACTCCGAACAGAAATTAGCTAAAATAGGAACTGCTTTAATCACTTACATCTGAGATTCTATGATATTGTGTCATAAACATACCGCGCTTTAGCACTCTCAGCTTTGCCAATTTACTAAATGTTTACTTGGTGTTTGTCAATGATTGTGTTCACCCTTCACATATTTTATAGCTATAGTTAAGAAGtagcatataattaaattgAAGACAGATTAAGGTGCGGAAATTACATACTTCGGTACATGGAACCATGAAGTAGCATATGTGCAGCACGTGGAATTTTATAAAGTATATGTTATACTTATGAAAACATCCAAATGTCCTGCTTTACTAACAGTGTATGTTATAGCTAGATCTTTACTAGTATCAGCACACAGTTTTAGCTATAATAAACATTTTGATGAAAACCCAAGTCCTCCACTGAGCTTCATTTGGTTGGTAGATATCTTAGGATGTGCATATTTCACTTCCTTTCTTCTGAATGGAGGATGGGATCACAATAATCTTCAAGTGGCATTTGGGGAATACGAGAAAGCTGTAAGTTCTTACAATCTTGTTTCTGTATatttatttcccttttattttaatatgaaatatatgtgtGCAGTATTAGCTCCCTGTAAGCCTGGTTTTTTTAAATACTGGGaagtttcttcttattttttaccCTATTTCAGATGAAAATTGATGCAATGAAGTCAAGCCCATATCTTCAATACGACTATAGCACGGTAAGTTGTTGTAAAAACAACAACTGATTTTCACTTGTGAACTGTTGTATTATATATAGGATTTTTCAAAACACAAGGTTCTCAACTGTTGCTAATTATCACCACGTACTTTTATGATGGTGTTCTTAAAGAACAATAGTTGGAAAAACTAAATGATCTAAAGGTTGCAGAAAAGGCCTCTAAATAAGCTTGGTTCTCTCAGTGTTTGAGAATCATTAGGATCTATGTTGATATATAAAGATCCAGTGGAATGAAAGTTGGTGGACTAAAGGAAATATTCATGATTAGAAATAGAAGCATTCTCTCATAAAATATGACATATATAGACTTCACTTTCCCCATTTCTAAAATTCAATGCCATGTAGGGCAAATTTGATATTTGTTTTCCCAGGTGACTAGATATCTGGAGAACTACAAGGAGTCCCTAATTGGATTTTCAGATGCTGCAGTAAAGAATCCTGCTAGTGATGCTTCACATCAAGTGAAAGTAACGGTCCAGCTTCTTGACAAATTAATAGAATTACTCCAGGTAAGATTATTTGATtgtgtttattttatataaagcaTCCACTAGTCATATTATAATCCATTGCATTAAGAACGGCTTGGTTGATGACATTAGAATCATAAGGGAAGTGAATATGATCAAAGGTGCATTGTTTCCAGCAAATATACAAAGTGCAGGCCCAGTGATAACTACTTACAAGAGGTACTGAAGGAGTCACATTCCCTGCAATTGCACATCTGACCTGTACAACTCCTCACTTTGCACAGTGGAGTGCTTTGATGCATTCACACATACCTGTCTCTAGTATGGAACTCTAATTAATCACTAATTTCATCATCAGAGTTAACAAGGAAAGCTTTCTGTTTCCTGCTATAATATAATGTATGATGAAGTAGTCCTTTAAGATGGCTTCGGAGATAACCATTCATAATCTACAAAGTTCTGCTTTGACAACCTTTTGTTAACAAGTACTAAAGATAGCTAGAGAGGACAGATATAACATGAAATTTGGTTTTATGGTATGACAGAAAAACACTAAAAGATAGTCATGCTTTTGATTTCTGAAATTGTCCTAATGTGTAGGCTTAAGGTGCAGTTGATTGAGTGATTCTCGGAATATTGCCATACAAGTAGAGGCTAGGAAACTGCGATTAGCTTAGATTATGTGGAATTAAGAGTTGTTTGGATAGAAATATTCAAGTTGGGTGTCTAAGTAATACTGTACTATGGCTACCCCAGAAAGCTTTGTAAAGTTTCTCCTACTTGGCGAAATTTTTTATGAATCCTTTTCACTTACTACAGCAAGAATAACAACATTCTCAGTGGAATCCCACTAAGTGGGATCtagggagggtagagtgtaaaGACCTTGCCACCACAAATAGTTGCAAAAGGTACTCATGCACAATAAAGAAAAGGAGATGAGGTACTGACCGTATCTTGTGTCCTTCAAATAGTCCAATTTATTTGTGCAATGTGTTAACTGATCAGGAGCATAGCCCTGTATTGACTGAATGGTGCATGAGGTacattcttgaattttttcaagCAACGGGAAAGTTATGATATAGTCTTTAAAAAATACCTTGAGATTTTCACCGTTAAATACTTTCTTCTTTTGAAGCTTTTAACACATTATGAATGAGATTGTGAAGTGCATTTGAATTATGTGATCCTGCTTTTCAGGGTAAGCATAAAGACAAGAGTAAGGGGAAGAATAAGAGAAAGAGTAAGCGAAAGAGTACGGAAACAAGCTTGTCTTCCCTGATCCAATCACTTGCTAATATTGATTGTAAGGCTTTCCATTCTTTTTAGATATTTAACTGTAAACAATGAGGAATATGATTGAGCTATTTATCTAttagttgaggtaatagagtgCTTTCTGGCAGTGAATCCTTCATACAAGAGAGCAACCGTGGATCTCCTAACTGAAGGCTTTAACGAACAGATTGAAGTTGTAGCAGCAGTACGATGCTTAGTTAAATATGAGTATAAAGCTCCAGTGTAAGTTACTTCATCTTGGAGGAACCTACACGAGTTTATCAGTATTAGCATTTCCTTGAAATGTGAAAGTTACACTTGTCTGTGCAGCCCTACTTTATgcttaaatacttatttttcaatGTGTACTCTTATTCTACAGATACTATATGCTCTGTGACTCTGATGAGAACAGTTTTGTACTTGCAGTGTTCGGCATACAGAAGGAAGCAGTAAGCACTACTTTGTGATGTTTAATTGTTTCTTAGTACATTTATCCATTAAGCTCGTACTTCCTAGAAAAAGGTGGTCTAGTGAAGTATAGTATCTAAGAGAAACCGAGATaagaaaatcaaacaaataaattttagatattGACACGTCAGTCTGCTGCTAAACTGCTGCAGCACTACATGCCTAATAAATAAGCGAAGGATCTTTCCTCTCCAACTACTGCTGTTAAGGATCTTTGTT harbors:
- the LOC101258803 gene encoding uncharacterized protein, which encodes MTTPTRLEDLESAIEEVSTRLKDLKSIIEEVSTDQKDLKSTNEEVSTHLKDLKSAIIEVSTHQKDLKSAIEEVSTHLNESNPSLKMSTPTEEVSREKGQVSADRKSNIEQVCTHLKESNYDHWISTVTKLAEWLYRFCDQHFPSTTQQRISDIERQIDLCIDVLESVPQEKRELSHESSMFEYLKGRLYNAVPDVYKEKAERYLVNATQLNPFLLEAWDCLALCVAKKGDYKRAKNCYKFVLKMGGESSRILRQIAHLELINARVPGNPAKHVDKCIKYAQRTLALDDKDGGCLYILGCAYFTSFLLNGGWDHNNLQVAFGEYEKAMKIDAMKSSPYLQYDYSTVTRYLENYKESLIGFSDAAVKNPASDASHQVKVTVQLLDKLIELLQGKHKDKSKGKNKRKSKRKSTETSLSSLIQSLANIDLNPSYKRATVDLLTEGFNEQIEVVAAVRCLVKYEYKAPVYYMLCDSDENSFVLAVFGIQKEAIKQGDQVTLLDPICKFVDFEWEGKHYEFKSVRVNLLEQVLVNGNPLPPSSAMRDSIMQN